Proteins from a single region of Urocitellus parryii isolate mUroPar1 chromosome 4, mUroPar1.hap1, whole genome shotgun sequence:
- the Fam78a gene encoding protein FAM78A, whose protein sequence is MPCFLWDCWPSLEIRVVLCAMGCIQSIGGKARVFREGITVIDVKASIDPIPTSIDESSSVVLRYRTPHFRASAQVVMPPIPKKETWIVGWIQACSHMEFYNQYGEQGMSSWELPDLQEGKIEAISDSDGVNYPWYGNTTETCTIVGPTKRDSKFIISMNDNFYPSVTWAVPVSESNVAKLTNIYRDQSFTTWLVATNTSTNDMIILQTLHWRMQLSIEVNPNRPLGQRARLREPIAQDQPKILSKNEPIPPSALVKPNANDAQVLMWRPKYGQPLVVIPPKHR, encoded by the exons ATGCCCTGTTTTCTCTGGGACTGCTGGCCTTCCCTGGAGATTAGAGTGGTCCTGTGTGCCATGGGCTGTATTCAGAGCATCGGAGGCAAAGCCAGAGTCTTCCGGGAAGGGATCACCGTGATTGACGTGAAAGCCTCTATCGACCCCATCCCCACCAGCATTGATGAGTCCTCCAGTGTGGTGCTCCGCTACCGGACGCCCCACTTCCGGGCCTCGGCCCAGGTGGTCATGCCGCCCATCCCCAAGAAAGAGACCTGGATTGTTGGCTGGATTCAGGCATGCAGCCACATGGAGTTCTACAACCAGTACGGAGAGCAGGGCAT GTCCAGCTGGGAGCTCCCCGACCTTCAGGAAGGCAAGATTGAGGCCATCAGCGACTCGGACGGGGTGAACTACCCCTGGTACGGCAACACCACGGAGACCTGCACCATCGTGGGCCCCACCAAGAGAGACTCCAAGTTCATCATCAGCATGAATGACAACTTTTACCCCAGCGTCACGTGGGCTGTGCCGGTCAGCGAGAGCAACGTGGCCAAACTGACCAACATCTACCGGGACCAGAGCTTCACCACGTGGCTGGTGGCCACCAACACCTCCACCAACGACATGATCATCCTGCAGACGCTGCACTGGCGCATGCAGCTGAGCATTGAGGTGAACCCCAACCGGCCCCTGGGCCAGCGCGCCAGGCTGCGGGAGCCCATTGCCCAGGACCAGCCCAAAATCCTGAGCAAGAACGAGCCCATCCCGCCCAGCGCCCTGGTCAAGCCCAATGCCAACGACGCTCAGGTCCTAATGTGGCGGCCCAAGTATGGGCAGCCGCTGGTGGTGATTCCACCCAAGCACCGGTAA